The DNA window TTGAACGGCCGCCCCCCAGGCCGCCACCGTGTGGTAGCACGGCCGACCTTCAAGGCGGGTGAGCGGGCGTGAGAGTCGCCGCGTCGCGTCACGCTGCGCCGTTCCGCCGGCTCGTGTTTGACCTCGCGCGTCACATGAATCGGGAAAAAAAGCCCGTCCTTGCTGGCACGAAATGTGCTTTGTTTGTGATTGAGTTCCGGTTTATACGAGAGGGAGGTCTCATATGCGTCCTGTCGCCCCGCTCCATCGCGATCCCCGCAGCCTGGCGATCGTCTACCGCCTCTACGAACTCGCCTATGTCGGCGATCTGGAGACCAGCGAACTGCAAGCACTCGACGCCGAGATCTACGCCGGCCTGATGGCGTCTTACGGCGAAGCCCCGAGCGATTACCGCGACAACCCGATGGCGGCCTGAGCCGCCATCGCGGCCGCCGCCCCTCAGCCGCCGAAGAAGCTCGGCAAGCTCGGGCTGGCCAGACGCTGCAGGAAGATCAGGCCGATGCGCGGCTCCATCAGCAGCATGAACAACACGCCGTAGATCGCGCCGGACAGATGCGCATTATGGTTGATGTTGCCGCGGCCGCGCTTGTCCATCCAGAACGAATAGACAACGTAGGCGACCGCATAGGCGATCGCCGGCACCGGGATCACGAATACGATGATCCAGTTCCAGGGGTTGATCAGCACGTAGGCGAACAACACCGCCGACACCGCGCCGGACGCGCCCAGGCTGACGTAGCCGTTGTCGCGGCGATGGCGCAGGTAGCTGGGCAGGATCGCCACCACTATCGCCGACAGATAGAACAGCACGAATCCGGCCTGGCCGATGGTCTGGGCGAACACCTGCTCGATCACGCCGCCGAAGAAATACAGCGTGATCATGTTGAACAGCAGGTGGGTCCAATCGGCGTGCACGAAGCCGTGCGTCAGCAGCCGATCGTACTGGTGGAAACGCTCCACCCCCGGCGGCCACAGCACCAGCCGCTCGAAGATGCGCTTCTTCTCGAACGCCTGCCACGACACCAGGGCGGTCACGGCGATCAGGATCAGGGTCAGCATCGGATCGGAGTCTCGTAGGGGACGGCCGCGGCGCCGGTCAGACGCTGCGGTAGTGGTCCTGCATCGGGTAACTGCGTGCGTACAAGGCGAACGCGGCCGCGGCGACGAAGGCGAAACCGGCGAAGAAGAACATCAGGAACGCGTTCTCGCTTAGCCCGGTGGCGGCGATGTGCGAGGTCACCGCCTCGTTGCGCACCGCCGCGTTGGTCAGCATCACCCACAGATTGCCGAAGGTGCTGGTCAGGTACCACAGGGCCATGATGACGCCCTTCATCGACTGCGGCGACTGGCTGTAGGCGAACTCCAGCGCGGTCGCCGACACCAGCACCTCGCCGAAGGTCAGCAGCACGTAGGGAAGGATCTGCCATGCCAGCGACATGGGGTGACCGGCGTCCATATACAACTGGATCGAGGCGGCCACGACCCAGGACAGGCCCGAGACCGCGATGCCGAACCCCATCCGCCGCAGCGGGGTCGGATTGATCCCGATCTTGCGCAGTGCCGGGTACAGCACCAGGTTGTTGAACGGGATCAGCAGCATCACCAGCAGCGGGTTGATCGCCTGCATCTGCGACGCCGCGGCCTTGGCCCCGCCCTCGCCCGAGATCAGCCAGCTCGGCCACCACCACAGCTCGGTCGGCACCACCATGCGCTGGCCCTGCAGCACCCAGGTCGAGGCCTTCTGGTCGAACAGCGACCAGAACGGGGTGACGAAGGCGAACACGATCAGGATCCGCAGCACCGCGCGCACGCCGTCCACCGCCGCGTCGGGATGGATGCCGCGGGCGCGCTCGAGCTGCAGCGCGATGCCGTAGCCGCCGAAGCCGATCAGCAGGCCCAGCGCCAGGCAGGCGCTCTTGACGAAGCCCAGGCTCGGGATCAGCGCCAGCGCGCCGGCCGCCAGGGCCACGCCGACCGCGGCCACCGCCACGCCCGGGTTGCCCTGCCCGGCGACCTTGCCGCGCAGCGCGGTGCGGGCGACGTTGAAGAACGAATCCGGGTCCGGCGCGCTGCGGGTCGGCGGCACCATGACATAGCGCTTGCGGCCCAGCCAGAAAATCAACGTGGCCAGGAACATCAGCGCGCCGGGAATGCCGAACGCCACCGAGGGGCCGTATTCGCGCAGGAAGATCGGCATCAGCAGCGAGGCGAACAGCGAGCCGAAGTTGATCGTCCAGTAGAACGCGTCGAAGACCAGCTTGGCCTTGTGCTTGTTGCTCTGGTCGAACTGGTCGCCGCAGAACGACACCACCAATGGCTTGATGCCGCCGGCGCCGAAGGCGATCAGGAACAGCCCGGTGAAGAAGCCGGTCTGGTTGTGTTCGAACAGCGCCAGGCAGGCGTGGCCGGCGCAGTAGACCAGGGAGAACCAGATGACCGTGTTGTACTTACCGAAGTAGCGGTCGGCCAGCCAGCCGCCCAGCAGCGGGAAGAAATAGGTGCCGATCATGAACGTGTGGAACACGTCCTTGGCCATGCGCTCGCGCTCGGCCAGGTCGCCGGTCGAGGCCATCAGCAGGGTCCCGACCAGGAATGCGGTCAGGATGTTGCGCATGCCGTAGAAGCTGAAGCGCTCGGCCGCCTCGTTGCCGATGATGAAGGCGATCTGGCGGGGCATCTTGCCCTGCGAATCGGCGGTGACGGGGGCGGTGGCGGCTTGGCTCATCTACGGCGGTCCTCGGCGGTCGGGTCGCGCGTTCCATCGCGTGGCCCGGGCGCAAAGGCGGCCGGGCAGTCCAGCCCCACAGCCTAACCGATCGGCCGCGCCGGCGGTTTCCGCAGTGCGGCGGACCGCGCCGTTCAGCGTCGCGAGGCCTCGCTCAGATCGCCGGCTCGCCGATCTCCAGCTCGTACTCGAAATTCTGGATCATGCGGCCGAAGTCGGGGTCGGCGTCGTTGCCGTAATTGGCGCCGACCACCAGCCGATGCCGGCCCGGCGCCAGCGGCGGCAGCAGCAGCCAGTAGCCGTCGGCCGCGGCGCGCACCCGGCCGCCCCGCTCGCGCAGGGAATCGCGCGACGCCGCGAACGTATCGAAACAGCGCGAGACCAGTCGCACCGGGCGGGCCAAGGGACGGCCGTCGAGCAAGACCACGGCGCTGACCAGGGCCTGGTTGTTGAGCGCCGCCTCGGCCTTGACCCGCGCGCAGCTCATCGCGTTCTCGCCGCGCAACGGCCCATGGAAGTACATGTTGATCGCCGGCACCAGCAGGTGTCTCCCGGCCGGAACCCGGCAACGGCGCTTGGCGTCGAAGCGACCGTCGGTGCCGGCCAGGAACCACACCGGCCCGTCCGCATCCTGGCCTTGCGCGCACTGCGCGCCGCTGCGGTCGCGATAGGGCTCGCGCCCGGCCGGGAAGGCGTAGACCCAGCGCCACCAGCGCGCCGTCCATTCGGCGGCGGCGACGCCGTCGACCTCGGCGACGGATCCCAGCGGCGCCGGGACCGGCTACGGCGCGGCCGGCGCGGCGATCGCGGTCGACGCCGTGCAGGCCGCCAGAACGACGCCGAGGATCGCGCCGGCGCTCAGGCCCATTCGGTCAATCCTTCGCGTTCGTAGAGGGTCTTGAACGAGGGCCGCGCCTTCATCCGCCGCGCATACTCGGCCAGGTGCGGCCAGTCGTGCGCGGGCTTGGGCAGGTTGCGGCTCCAGCGCATCAACATGGTCAAGTAGAAGTCGGCCGCGCTCAGGCGCTCGCCGAGCAGGTAGGGGCCGCGCTGGGCCAACTGAACCTCGAAGCGTGCGCAGGCGGTCTCGATCTGGGCCTGGGCGCCGGCGCGCACCGCCGCGTCGTCGGCCTGCAGGTCCCACGGGTACCACCACAGCCGCAGCGGCGCTTGCAGGGTGCTGACCAGATTGAACATCCACTGCGCGTATTCGGCGCGCTGCGGATCGTCCAGCGCCGGGGCGAAGCCGGCCTGCGGATGGCGGTCGACCAGGTACATCGCCAGCGCCGCGGCCTCGTAATGCGGGCGGCCGTCGACGATCAGGGTCGGGATCACGCCGTTGGGGTTCAGCGCCAGATACTCGGCGCTCTTTTGTTCGCGCGCCTGCATGTCGACCCGGCGCAATTCGTGTTCCAGGCCCAGCTCGATCAGCAACCAGTGCACGACCAGGCTGGCGGCGCCCGGGGCGTAATAAAGCGCGTACATGCGGCATTCTCGCGGCGGCAGGGCGCGACAGTCTAATCCGCACCGTCGCGCTCGCGCGCGTGCCTGACCCGGGCGCGGACGCGATTGCTGCCAAAACGCTGGCAGCAGTCGCCGATTTCCGGCGCCGAACGGGCCTCTCGGGCCAATTCGCGCGCCCTGCACTTCGCTACCATGCACGGCGATTCCGGGGAGAACCGATCCGATGCCACGCACCGTTGCCCGCACCGCCCTGCTGTCCGCCCTGCTCGCCGCCGCTCCGCTCGCTTCCGCCGCGCCCGCGCAGGCGCCGCTGACCACCGTCGCCGAACGCAGCGGCTTCCTCAAGACCGGCCGCTACGACGAAGTGCTGGCGCTGTGCGCCGCCTATGCCGAGCGCTACGCCGATGCGGTGCGCTGCATCGACTTCGGCGTCACGCCCGAGGGCCGGCCGATGAAAGCGCTGGTGGCCACCCGCAGCGGCGCGTCCTCGCCCGCACAGGCCAAGGCGCAAGGCCTGCCGGTGACCCTGATCCAGGGCGGCATCCACTCCGGCGAGATCGACGGCAAGGATGCCGGCTTCCTGGCGCTGCGCCAGCTCCTGGACGGCCAAGCCGCCAAGGGCGCGCTGGACAAGCAGGTGCTGGTGTTCGTGCCGGTGTTCAACATCGACGGCCACGAGCGCTTCGGCCGCTGGAACCGGCCGAACCAGCGCGGCCCGGAGGAGATGGGTTGGCGCACCACCGCGCAGAACTACAACCTCAACCGCGACTACCTCAAGGCCGACTCGGCCGAGATGCAGGCCATGCTCAAGCTGATCGAGGCCTGGGACCCACTGGTCTACGTCGACCTGCACGTCACCGACGGCGCCAAGTTCGAGCACGACGTGTCGATCCAGGTCGAGCCGGTGCACGCCGGCGATGCGCCGCTGCGCCAGGCCGGCCTCGCCCTGCGCGACGGCGTCATCGCCCGCCTGGCCAAGCAGGGCTCGTTGCCGCTGTCGTTCTATCCGTCCTTCGTCGAAGCCGACAACCCGGCCTCGGGCTTCGAGGACGGCGTACCGCCGCCGCGCTTCTCGCACGGCTATTTCTTCCTGCGCAACCGTCTCGGCATGCTGGTCGAGACCCATTCCTGGAAGGACTACCCGACCCGAGTCGGGATCACCCGCAATACCATCGTCGACGTGCTGGAGCTGGTCGCCCGCGACGGCGCCGGCTGGCGCCGCCAGGCCGATGCCGCCGACCGGCGCGCCGAAGCCCTGGCCGGGGAGACGGTGGCGCTGGACTACAAGACCGGCGACGCGGTGCGCACGGTCGATTTCCGCGGCTATGCCTATACGCGCACGCCTTCGGACGTCTCCGGGGCGCTGATGACCCGTTACGACGAGACCAAGCCGGACGTGTGGAAGCTGCCGCTCAAGTACGACATCCAGCCCGCGCGCAGCGTGACCGCGCCGCGCGGCGGTTACCTGGTGCCGGCCGCGCATGCGGCCTGGGTCGGGGCGCGCCTGGACCGCCACGGCGTGAGCTACCGCCGTCTCGACCACGCCCTGAGCCAGGCGGCGGTGGCGGCGTTCCGCGCCGACAAGGCCGCGTTCGCCGCGCAATCGGTCGAGGGGCATCAGCGCGCCACGCTGGACGGCGAATGGAAGGCGGAAACCCAGGACCTGGCCGCCGGCGCGTTGTTCGTGCCGATCGCCCAGCCCAAGGCGCGCGTGGTCATGTCCATGCTGGAACCGCAGGCGCCGGACTCGCTGGCGTCCTGGGGCGAGTTCAACAACGCCTTCGAGCGCAAGGAGTACATGGAAGACTACGTCGCCGAAGAAGTCGCCCGCGAAATGCTGGGGCGCGACCCGCAGCTCAAGGCCGAATTCGAGCGCAAACTGCGCGAAGAGCCCGAATTCGCCAAGAGCCCGCAGGCCCGGCTGGAGTTCTTCTACCGCCGCCATTCGGCCTGGGACGCGCGCTACAACCTCTACCCGGTGCTGCGCACCGAGCACGTGCCGCACTGAGCGGCATTACGACCGAGCCTTCCGCCTAGGTTCGTGAGGCCCGTTTACGGCCCCCTCTTTGCAAAGGGGGCAAAGGGGGCTGCTTTTGCTGCCCGCAAAAGCGGCGGACGATGCGCCCGCCCCCCGACCGACCGCGCGGAGCGTCACCGCTTCGACGGTCGCGGCTCACGCCGCTCCTACAGGCGGTACGGCGCGGCGGCATTCACGCGCCCGACGCTATGCTCGCTGCGACTCGGATCGGAGACTGCCATGCTTTCGCGCCTCGCATTCGTCCTGCTGGTCGCCACGGCGCTGCCGGCCTGCCACGGCGCGGCGACGCAGACCGCCGCCGTACCGACCGCCGCGGGCACAACGCCCATTCCGCCTTCCGGACTGCGCGCGATCGGCAACGAGCCTGGCTGGCTGGTCGAAGTCGGGGCCGGCGACACGCCGGCCATGCGCCTGATTCTCGACTACGGCGAGCGCAGGCTCGACGTCGCCGCCGCGGCCCGGCTCGGCGACGCCGGCTATCGCGGCACCACCGCCGATGGCGTTGAGGTGGAACTGCGCTATCGGCGCGAGACCTGCAGCGACGGCATGAGCGAACGCGACTATCCGGCCAGCGTGATGCTGCAGGTCGGCGCACAGACGTATCGCGGTTGCGCGGAGTTTCGGTCGCCATGAGCCGCTCCGCGCCCGTTTCGCCGTCGCACCGAAGTCCTGCAGACGGCGTCGCCGCGCACCGCTTCGCGCGAGGTTTGCGACATCTCGCGCAGGCCGCGCTCGCCGCCCTTGCATTGTCGTCTGCCTGCCTCGCCGGCGCAGCCGAGTCCGCAATAGCGGCCGGTTCCGCCACCGATCCTGCCGCCGCTCCCGCTGCGGCATCGCGTACCGCCGTGCGTGCAGCGCCGACGATCCGCGTGCTCAGCCTCAATCTGTGGCACGACAAGGGCGATTGGCCGCGCCGCCGCGCCCTGATCGTCGACGAGCTCCGCCGCCTGCGCCCGGACGTGATCGCGCTGCAGGAAGTGCTGCAGCGCGACGGCCTGCGCAATCAGGCCGAGGATCTGGGCGCCGCCTTGGGCTACCGGGTCCAGTTCGTTTCGGTCGATCCGCCGCAGGCCGCGCGTCGCTACGGCAATGCGTTGTTGACGCGGGCACGCAGCCGCGCCCGGGACCAGCGCAAACTCGACCCCCTGGACGACTACCGCACCGCGGCGCATGCGCGCGTGGCGCTGGGTCGCACCGGCGCAGTCGAGGTCTATGCCACCCATCTGCACAACGACCGCCAGGGCGGCGCGATCCGCGCGCGCCAGGTCGCCAGTCTGCTCGACTTCGTCGACGCCACGCGCGGCGACGGGCCGGTGCTGATCGCCGGCGATTTCAACAGCGACGCCGATTCGCCGGAGTTGAATGCCTTGGCCGCACGCTATCGCGACGCCTACGGCAGCGCGCATCCGCAGGCGAGCGCCGATCCGGCCGCGCACACCACGCTCAACCCCGCGTATCTACCGGCGCAACGCATCGATCACGTGTTCTACGACCCGCAACGTTTCGAGCTGGTCGAAGCCAAAATCGTCCTCGACCGCAGCCGCGAAGGCGTGTGGGCGTCGGATCATTTCGGCATGCTGGCGGTATTGCGGCTGCGCTGAGCGCGGGACGCGGCGTCGACGGAGGGCGTCGTCGGCGCCGATGTTGCAGTTTCCCCGCGCGTGGCCTGCGTGGCGTCCGCTTCGACGAAGGTTCCGGGCTTCGATCGTTGACGCAAGCCTTGAGGCCTCTGCGCGCTCCGTGGTCGCGGCTTGCGCCGCTCCTACAGGGGTCCCAGGACGAAGCGCGGCGAGAGTGAGGGATGGCGGTCGCGGCTTGCGCCGCTCCTACAGGGGTAGGTCGTCGCGACGCTGGCGGACCGTCATCCCGCTGACATCTGCCGCTTTCAGCATGACCGGTTTCCCGTGCCCCTGGAGCCCCGCATGATCCGTTCCGTCCTCGGCGCCGCCGTGCTGCTCGCCTGCGCCCTGCCCGCCTGCGCCGCTTCCTGGTCGCTGCGCAACGTGGTCGAGACCGCGGCGACGACCCGCGATGCCGTGCGCCTACCGCCGGGCACGCCGGACCAGGCCAACCTCAATCGCTTCGGCTTCTACTCCGACCTCAGCTACAACCCGCGCGACGGCTACTGGTACGCCCTGTCCGACCGCGGCCCGGGCGGCGGCGTGATCGATTACGCCACTCGCGTGCAACGCCTACGCATTCCCTACGATCGCCGCAGCGGCCGCATCGGTCAGCCGATCGTCGACAAGACCGTGCTGTTCCACGCTCGTCGCCGCGACAGCCTCAACGGCCTCAATCCGCAGTTGCTCAACGGCGACGCATCCCGGCTCGGCCTGAGTTTCGATCCCGAAGGCCTGGCCATCGGCCGCAACGGCCACTTCTACGTCGCCGACGAGTACGGCCCCAGCCTGTACGAGTTCGCGCCCAACGGCCGCCTGCTGCGCGCGTTCGAGATTCCCGACAACCTGCGCCCGCGCAATGCCCAGGGCGCGCTGGACTACGTCGGCGATCGCAAGAGCGTGGTCGCCGGGCG is part of the Lysobacter firmicutimachus genome and encodes:
- a CDS encoding rhomboid family intramembrane serine protease; amino-acid sequence: MLTLILIAVTALVSWQAFEKKRIFERLVLWPPGVERFHQYDRLLTHGFVHADWTHLLFNMITLYFFGGVIEQVFAQTIGQAGFVLFYLSAIVVAILPSYLRHRRDNGYVSLGASGAVSAVLFAYVLINPWNWIIVFVIPVPAIAYAVAYVVYSFWMDKRGRGNINHNAHLSGAIYGVLFMLLMEPRIGLIFLQRLASPSLPSFFGG
- a CDS encoding glutathione S-transferase family protein, which codes for MYALYYAPGAASLVVHWLLIELGLEHELRRVDMQAREQKSAEYLALNPNGVIPTLIVDGRPHYEAAALAMYLVDRHPQAGFAPALDDPQRAEYAQWMFNLVSTLQAPLRLWWYPWDLQADDAAVRAGAQAQIETACARFEVQLAQRGPYLLGERLSAADFYLTMLMRWSRNLPKPAHDWPHLAEYARRMKARPSFKTLYEREGLTEWA
- a CDS encoding M14 family metallopeptidase, with protein sequence MPRTVARTALLSALLAAAPLASAAPAQAPLTTVAERSGFLKTGRYDEVLALCAAYAERYADAVRCIDFGVTPEGRPMKALVATRSGASSPAQAKAQGLPVTLIQGGIHSGEIDGKDAGFLALRQLLDGQAAKGALDKQVLVFVPVFNIDGHERFGRWNRPNQRGPEEMGWRTTAQNYNLNRDYLKADSAEMQAMLKLIEAWDPLVYVDLHVTDGAKFEHDVSIQVEPVHAGDAPLRQAGLALRDGVIARLAKQGSLPLSFYPSFVEADNPASGFEDGVPPPRFSHGYFFLRNRLGMLVETHSWKDYPTRVGITRNTIVDVLELVARDGAGWRRQADAADRRAEALAGETVALDYKTGDAVRTVDFRGYAYTRTPSDVSGALMTRYDETKPDVWKLPLKYDIQPARSVTAPRGGYLVPAAHAAWVGARLDRHGVSYRRLDHALSQAAVAAFRADKAAFAAQSVEGHQRATLDGEWKAETQDLAAGALFVPIAQPKARVVMSMLEPQAPDSLASWGEFNNAFERKEYMEDYVAEEVAREMLGRDPQLKAEFERKLREEPEFAKSPQARLEFFYRRHSAWDARYNLYPVLRTEHVPH
- a CDS encoding oligopeptide:H+ symporter, which translates into the protein MSQAATAPVTADSQGKMPRQIAFIIGNEAAERFSFYGMRNILTAFLVGTLLMASTGDLAERERMAKDVFHTFMIGTYFFPLLGGWLADRYFGKYNTVIWFSLVYCAGHACLALFEHNQTGFFTGLFLIAFGAGGIKPLVVSFCGDQFDQSNKHKAKLVFDAFYWTINFGSLFASLLMPIFLREYGPSVAFGIPGALMFLATLIFWLGRKRYVMVPPTRSAPDPDSFFNVARTALRGKVAGQGNPGVAVAAVGVALAAGALALIPSLGFVKSACLALGLLIGFGGYGIALQLERARGIHPDAAVDGVRAVLRILIVFAFVTPFWSLFDQKASTWVLQGQRMVVPTELWWWPSWLISGEGGAKAAASQMQAINPLLVMLLIPFNNLVLYPALRKIGINPTPLRRMGFGIAVSGLSWVVAASIQLYMDAGHPMSLAWQILPYVLLTFGEVLVSATALEFAYSQSPQSMKGVIMALWYLTSTFGNLWVMLTNAAVRNEAVTSHIAATGLSENAFLMFFFAGFAFVAAAAFALYARSYPMQDHYRSV
- a CDS encoding endonuclease/exonuclease/phosphatase family protein, with the protein product MRAAPTIRVLSLNLWHDKGDWPRRRALIVDELRRLRPDVIALQEVLQRDGLRNQAEDLGAALGYRVQFVSVDPPQAARRYGNALLTRARSRARDQRKLDPLDDYRTAAHARVALGRTGAVEVYATHLHNDRQGGAIRARQVASLLDFVDATRGDGPVLIAGDFNSDADSPELNALAARYRDAYGSAHPQASADPAAHTTLNPAYLPAQRIDHVFYDPQRFELVEAKIVLDRSREGVWASDHFGMLAVLRLR